Proteins encoded together in one Musa acuminata AAA Group cultivar baxijiao chromosome BXJ3-6, Cavendish_Baxijiao_AAA, whole genome shotgun sequence window:
- the LOC135640646 gene encoding uncharacterized protein LOC135640646 isoform X2: MMMETMSRALDRAKMLVGMESDEESLAQEAQSSSFFDEFDRNCTLSTKQRLYGFAICLSAGLACTILSMLVFFNPIKFGITFTFGNLLALGSTAFLIGPKRQIDMMLDPVRIYATSIFIASMIIALFCAFYVHNKLLTLLAIILEFGALIWH, encoded by the exons ATAGGGCGAAGATGCTCGTCGGAATGGAGTCCGATGAGGAATCCCTTGCCCAAGAAGCACAGTCGTCGTCCTTCTTCGACGAATTCGATCGCAACTGCACCCTCTCCACCAAGCAG AGATTGTATGGTTTCGCCATTTGTTTATCTGCAGGCCTAGCCTGTACGATCCTG TCCATGCTTGTTTTCTTCAATCCAATCAAATTTGGCATAACATTCACCTTTGGCAATTTGCTTGCGCTTGGAAG CACAGCTTTTCTTATAGGTCCCAAACGACAAATTGATATGATGCTTGATCCTGTCCGTATATATGCAACATCTATATTCATAGCAAGTATGATAATAGCTCTGTTTTGTGCTTTTTAT GTCCACAATAAACTCCTGACACTTCTTGCTATTATTCTGGAGTTTGGTGCCCTCATTTG GCATTGA
- the LOC135640646 gene encoding uncharacterized protein LOC135640646 isoform X1, which produces MMMETMSRALDRAKMLVGMESDEESLAQEAQSSSFFDEFDRNCTLSTKQRLYGFAICLSAGLACTILSMLVFFNPIKFGITFTFGNLLALGSTAFLIGPKRQIDMMLDPVRIYATSIFIASMIIALFCAFYVHNKLLTLLAIILEFGALIWYSLSYIPFARSAVSKVMVACFDTEF; this is translated from the exons ATAGGGCGAAGATGCTCGTCGGAATGGAGTCCGATGAGGAATCCCTTGCCCAAGAAGCACAGTCGTCGTCCTTCTTCGACGAATTCGATCGCAACTGCACCCTCTCCACCAAGCAG AGATTGTATGGTTTCGCCATTTGTTTATCTGCAGGCCTAGCCTGTACGATCCTG TCCATGCTTGTTTTCTTCAATCCAATCAAATTTGGCATAACATTCACCTTTGGCAATTTGCTTGCGCTTGGAAG CACAGCTTTTCTTATAGGTCCCAAACGACAAATTGATATGATGCTTGATCCTGTCCGTATATATGCAACATCTATATTCATAGCAAGTATGATAATAGCTCTGTTTTGTGCTTTTTAT GTCCACAATAAACTCCTGACACTTCTTGCTATTATTCTGGAGTTTGGTGCCCTCATTTG GTATAGTCTCAGTTATATTCCTTTTGCAAGATCAGCTGTTTCAAAAGTCATGGTTGCTTGCTTTGACACTGAGTTCTAA